In Vespa crabro chromosome 5, iyVesCrab1.2, whole genome shotgun sequence, a single window of DNA contains:
- the LOC124424021 gene encoding pachytene checkpoint protein 2 homolog encodes MDATDILHIEILQKSESVLSEEEIRAMVHNKIIELEEVLLDVELPDVLFTHAKDHIESVSCACNHEKTRMKIAGVNLQYHIYRMTESESAMSMIENGNEELPAANQWLLPSKEFHYLWENMYYDSDIKQNLLNFVETAVIFSDNKINPNIISWNKVVLLHGPPGSGKTSLCKALAQKIAIRFGHRFTFVHLIEINSHSLFSKWFSESGKLVMKLFDELKTLHNDSNRLVCILIDEVESLAHVRKSCVNGTEPTDSIRVVNALLTQLDQMKHYPNVLILTTSNMTEAIDLAFVDRADIKQYIGHPTEDSIYKIYSACIKELMRTGLIEQEQLFNLAYLKAHGYEETYETKRCLMLLEISKQSYGLSGRTLKKIPFLAKALFIHSKKSTLAQFLRAMHYAIEKQKDDVLEQ; translated from the exons atggATGCAActgatatattacatattgaaATCTTACAAAAATCTGAGAG tGTATTGTCAGAAGAGGAAATACGAGCAATggtacataataaaattatagaattGGAGGAAGTATTATTAGATGTAGAATTACCGGATGTCTTATTTACTCATGCTAAAGATCATATTGAATCTGTATCATGTGCCTGTAATCATGAA AAAACTCGTATGAAAATTGCTGGAGTCAATTTACAATATCACATATATAGAATGACAGAAAGTGAATCAGCCATGTCAATGATAGAAAATGGTAATGAAGAATTACCAGCGGCAAATCAGTGGCTTTTACCTTCtaaagaatttcattatttgtGGGAAAACATGTATTATGATTCGGATATAAAGCAAAAT ttattaaattttgtgGAAACAGCAGTAATATTttctgataataaaataaatcctaatattatatcatggAACAAAGTAGTATTATTACATGGACCTCCAGGCAGTGGAAAGACCAGCTTGTGTAAAGCACTGGCACAAAAAATTGCAATTCGTTTTGGACATCGTTTTACATTTGTgcatttaatagaaataaatagccacagtttattttcaaaatggtTCTCTGAg AGCGGAAAATTggtaatgaaattatttgatgAGCTTAAAACTCTTCACAATGATTCTAATCGATTAGTTTGTATTTTAATCGACGAAGTAGAATCATTGGCACATGTTCGTAAATCCTGTGTTAATGGTACTGAACCTACAGACTCCATACGTGTAGTAAATGCTTTACTTACCCAATTGGATCAAATGAAACATTATCCAAATGTTCTAATTCTTACAACAAGTAACATGACTGAAGCTATTGATTTAGCATTTGTAGACCGTGcagatataaaacaatatatcgGCCATCCCACAGAAGATtctatatacaaaatatatagtgcctgtataaaagaattaatgagg ACTGGATTGATAGAACaagaacaattatttaatcttGCTTATCTTAAAGCTCATGGTTACGAAGAAACTTATGAGACAAAGCGCTGTTTAATGCTATTGGAAATCAGTAAACAAAGTTATGGACTAAGTGGacgtacattaaaaaaaataccatTTTTAGCAAAAGCTCTTTTTATACATTCAAAAAAATCTACATTGGCTCAATTTTTGAGAGCAATGCATTATGCCATCGAAAAGCAGAAAGATGATGTGTTggagcaataa